One stretch of Eupeodes corollae chromosome 2, idEupCoro1.1, whole genome shotgun sequence DNA includes these proteins:
- the LOC129944791 gene encoding uncharacterized protein LOC129944791: MNIIKAKRGHVKGLLTRAAFFAENLDDRVSLELLETRLESLNDAWNKFVVLTDELFGHSDDNDYIDPNDDFPEYENKYFTAQSTFTKVIRERKSASIPPASPATSESVIEKLANQQALFLKNLNETKKSTCSIALPKLSISVFSGDYKEWPSFRDHFIGSIDSNSDISPTQKFHYLKSFLRGEPANLIRDIKVSDVNYVDAWEKLERRYDRPNFMIQSHIQSLLSIPNINASNIQSLRKLSDAADETIRGLDSLGATWRDPWVIYLLLLKLDQDTKEAWALELGKKANASIEEFLIFLNSRCDALESAQSFSRPTVQSRGKNPKVIQSHFVESSPICPKCKADHFLNQCPQFLSLDITARRTFVKDNSVCFNCLRSGHSSQKCHSKFRCRTCHSRHHSLVHIQSPSKVSAVPVSSSSSTSSSSSSSGISATNSSTSNALETTASPISICSSLAQANNLFSSIRSHQTLLPTAIAHVHDKQGTIQNIRLLLDSGSQVSFVTEQTVQRLGLVRKNAQIPIAGVGATPAGVTNGIVTLKLHSRFTQEFIEIQCFVVSKLTSMLPTSFTTVSNVQSFSSFTLADPKFNIPGHIDALIGADKLFSIINGSAERGKQGMPELVPTIFGWVVCGNIETVTPSTTKGVNSFCISLDTSTTFDLERFWRLEEVDLEPTLSIEDQRAEDIFVKKHTRLPDGRYMVQLPFKSDKATDFGNSLHVALNRFYSTERRIACSQYLTDKYTSFMDEYLNLGHMEEVPASEINMSSSKCFYLPHHAVIKDDSSTTKVRVVFDGSARSSHNHPSLNESLLIGKSYQRDLFSICIRFRRHLYTISGDVEKMFRQIRISKEHADFQRILWRKSSNLPLKHYRMLTVTYGTACAPFLAVRTLYQLAIDSAETHPRASEVLLNDFYVDDVMTGADSIEEVTSLRQELVSLLKSAGLNLRKWTTNCWPLLLSLPEEQREMSPKEFEEYSSVKLLGLQWSPANDSFSYKVNLNDKASSTKRQILSESSRIFDPIGFLTPVVIGIKILFQELWRKKYKWDDVISSEHAKRWHCIRDDLPNLEKIKIPRIMWTSKENVEYHAFCDASLDAYAAVIYCRSVDSSGNINSNIVAAKSKVAPIKVVSLPRLELCGAVLLTRLVTKLKTSLQDKEIKVVAWTDSAIVLHWLSALPKRWSVFIGNRTSEILSAIPRESWNHVRSEQNPADCASRGIPPSDLLQNELWWTGPSWITKERDQWPKSEYSVDNIKSDDFERRKKQPTYAFVSKLDPTNIFCKVIDDSSRFLKSTRVLGFIFRFIANIRELVSIRKMLTSGEICDPVKIAELKKFLLNSRDKSAPKTQSLALSSLEISIAKTKLIKFHQHLSFPLEINSIKSGVNLSKGNKLASLAPFVDDQGLLRVGGRIQESNVAYSAKHPIILDKNTRIAKLIVDHFHSSNCHAGVSLLFAILRQEYYIIGCRNLLRKIVHKCVPCFRQQKATSTQQMGNLPADRVLFSRPFSKVGVDYAGPITLRLARGRNPKFTKAYIALFICFSTKAIHIELVSDLSSNAFLAALDRFASRRGKPSEIWSDNGTNFHGANRCLDEMFQLLQSQQHNDMVTDHLSKDKISWNFIPPSSPHFGGLWEAGVKSVKFHLNRVVKDHRLTYEEMYTLLTQIEALLNSRPMWPTSDMDPIALSPAHFLIVTQTRFLEAVALRIFDIVATTSKMARCQTRSQTW; encoded by the exons atgaatattatcAAAGCAAAACGTGGACACGTGAAAGGTCTTTTGACTCGGGCAGCATTTTTCGCTGAGAATTTAGATGACCGCGTGTCACTTGAGCTTCTGGAAACTCGATTAGAATCTCTAAATGATGCGTggaataaatttgttgttttgacTGACGAACTTTTCGGACACTCGGATGACAACGACTATATAGATCCCAATGATGATTTTCCCgaatacgaaaataaatatttcactgCTCAATCCACGTTTACAAAAGTAATTCGCGAACGAAAGTCAGCATCTATACCTCCCGCTTCACCTGCTACCTCGGAATCGGTCATCGAAAAATTAGCCAACCAACAGgctttatttctcaaaaaccttaatgaaacaaaaaaatccacGTGTTCCATAGCATTGCCTAAGCTTTCGATATCGGTATTTTCCGGGGATTACAAAGAATGGCCTAGCTTTAGAGATCATTTTATCGGCTCGATAGACAGTAACTCCGATATATCTCCGAcacaaaaatttcattatttaaaatcgtTTCTACGCGGGGAGCCAGCAAATCTTATTCGCGATATAAAAGTTTCGGATGTCAATTATGTTGATGCTTGGGAAAAGTTAGAAAGGCGCTATGATCGTCCCAATTTTATGATACAGTCGCATATACAATCGCTTCTTTCAATTCCAAATATCAACGCGTCTAATATACAGTCTCTTCGTAAGCTCTCCGATGCAGCTGATGAAACCATTCGTGGTTTAGACTCCTTGGGAGCCACGTGGCGTGATCCTTGGGTCATTTATCTACTTTTGCTGAAATTAGACCAAGATACAAAGGAAGCTTGGGCACTTGAGTTAGGGAAAAAGGCTAATGCCTCAATTGaggaatttttaatatttttgaactcGCGTTGTGATGCTTTGGAGTCTGCTCAATCGTTTTCTCGTCCAACTGTTCAATCTCGTGGGAAGAATCCAAAGGTCATTCAATCTCATTTTGTAGAATCGAGTCCAATCTGTCCTAAGTGCAAAGCAGATCACTTTTTAAATCAATGTCCACAGTTTCTTTCGCTTGACATTACCGCACGCCGTACTTTCGTCAAAGATAATTCAGTATGTTTCAACTGCCTTCGTTCAGGGCATTCTTCGCAAAAATGTCATTCCAAATTTCGGTGCAGAACTTGTCACTCGCGGCATCACTCGCTCGTTCACATTCAATCTCCGTCAAAAGTTTCTGCAGTTCCtgtttcttcatcttcatctacATCTTCGTCTTCATCTTCTTCTGGTATTTCCGCGACCAATTCATCGACATCaaatgctctagaaacaacagcTTCACCAATCTCGATTTGCTCATCATTAGCTCaggcaaataatttgttttcttcgatTCGTTCGCATCAAACTCTGTTGCCCACTGCTATCGCTCACGTTCATGATAAGCAaggaacaatacaaaatattcggTTGTTGCTAGACTCGGGATCTCAGGTCTCCTTCGTTACTGAACAAACAGTTCAGAGATTAGGATTGGTTCGCAAGAACGCACAAATACCCATCGCAGGTGTTGGAGCAACACCAGCAGGTGTTACGAATGGAATCGTGACCCTCAAACTTCATTCTCGCTTCACTcaagaatttattgaaattcagTGCTTCGTCGTTTCAAAACTAACATCCATGTTACCAACTTCATTTACTACGGTTTCAAATGTACAGTCGTTCAGTTCATTCACCTTAGCTGACCCGAAATTTAATATTCCTGGTCATATCGACGCACTCATCGGTGCTGATAAATTATTCAGCATAATAAATGGCTCTGCAGAGCGCGGTAAGCAAGGAATGCCTGAGCTTGTGCCAACAATTTTCGGTTGGGTTGTCTGTGGTAACATTGAAACCGTCACCCCTTCGACAACAAAAGGTGTCAATTCATTCTGCATTTCATTGGACACTTCAACTACATTTGACCTCGAGCGTTTTTGGCGTCTTGAAGAAGTCGACCTCGAACCTACCCTGTCCATTGAAGATCAACGTGCAGAAGACATATTCGTTAAAAAGCATACTCGTTTACCTGACGGCAGGTACATGGTGCAATTACCATTCAAATCCGATAAAGCTACAGATTTCGGCAATAGCCTTCACGTAGCGTTAAATCGTTTTTATTCTACTGAACGTCGCATCGCATGCAGTCAGTACTTAACGGATAAATACACAAGCTTTATGGATGAGTATTTGAATCTAGGTCATATGGAAGAAGTTCCTGCTAGTGAGATAAATATGTCTTCTAGCAAATGTTTTTACTTACCGCACCATGCTGTTATCAAGGATGATAGCAGCACAACGAAAGTCAGGGTAGTGTTCGATGGTTCGGCTAGATCTTCGCATAATCATCCGTCTCTCAACGAATCGTTGCTTATAGGTAAATCCTATCAACGTGATCTCTTTTCAATCTGCATTCGTTTCCGTCGTCATCTGTATACGATATCTGGCGATGTCGAAAAAATGTTTCGCCAAATCAGAATCTCTAAAGAGCATGCAGACTTCCAACGAATTCTTTGGAGAAAATCTAGTAATCTTCCGTTAAAACATTATCGTATGTTGACAGTAACTTATGGCACAGCTTGTGCTCCATTTTTGGCTGTACGCACTTTGTATCAACTCGCAATCGATTCAGCAGAAACACACCCGCGAGCTTCGGAAGTATTGCTAAATGACTTTTACGTTGATGACGTAATGACTGGGGCTGATTCTATAGAAGAAGTTACGTCTCTCCGCCAAGAACTTGTTAGTCTTCTCAAATCTGCTGGCTTAAATCTTCGGAAGTGGACAACAAACTGTTGGCCTCTTCTTCTCAGTTTGCCAGAAGAACAACGCGAGATGTCACCAAAGGAGTTTGAAGAATACAGCTCAGTCAAACTTCTCGGCTTGCAGTGGTCTCCTGCAAATGATTCGTTTTCCTACAAAgtcaatttaaatgataaagCGTCATCAACAAAGCGTCAAATACTTTCAGAATCTTCAAGAATTTTCGATCCTATCGGTTTTCTCACTCCTGTCGTTATTGgtatcaaaatattgtttcaagaACTCTGGCGGAAAAAGTATAAATGGGATGACGTCATATCTTCAGAGCATGCCAAAAGATGGCACTGCATTCGCGACGATCTTCCAAAcctcgaaaaaataaaaattccacgAATCATgtggacatcgaaagaaaaCGTCGAATATCACGCATTTTGCGATGCATCTCTAGATGCTTACGCAGCTGTTATATATTGTAGAAGCGTAGATTCGTCTGGAAATATTAATAGCAACATAGTCGCAGCAAAAAGCAAAGTAGCTCCCATCAAAGTTGTCTCTCTTCCGCGTCTTGAACTCTGTGGAGCAGTTCTACTAACTCGGTTagtaacaaaacttaaaacttctttacaagataaagaaataaaagttgtagCTTGGACTGACTCCGCAATCGTCCTCCATTGGCTATCGGCATTACCAAAGAGGTGGTCAGTTTTCATCGGGAATCGTACTTCAGAAATTCTCTCTGCGATACCTAGAGAATCATGGAACCACGTACGATCTGAACAAAACCCAGCTGACTGTGCCTCTCGCGGTATTCCACCTTCTGATTTACTCCAAAATGAGTTATGGTGGACCGGACCATCGTGGATTACAAAAGAACGGGACCAGTGGCCAAAATCGGAATATTCAGTGGATAATATCAAATCTGACGACTTTGAAAGACGAAAAAAGCAGCCGACTTATGCTTTTGTGTCAAAACTAGAccctacaaatattttttgcaaagtCATCGATGATTCGTctcgttttttaaaatctactcGTGTGCTCGGTTTCATATTTCGGTTTATAGCAAATATTCGTGAACTTGTTTCTATAAGAAAAATGCTAACAAGTGGTGAAATCTGTGATCCCGTAAAAATCGCTGAACTAAAGAAATTTTTGCTGAATTCTCGTGATAAATCTGCCCCTAAAACGCAATCTCTGGCTTTGTCTTCTCTCGAAATTTCCATTGCAAAGaccaaactaataaaatttcACCAACATCTAAGTTTTCCGCTAGAAATAAACAGTATAAAAAGTGGTGTGAATCTCTCAAAAGGTAATAAGCTAGCATCTTTAGCACCGTTTGTGGATGACCAAGGACTTTTGCGCGTCGGGGGTCGTATCCAAGAATCAAATGTAGCTTATTCCGCAAAACACCCCATCATTCTCGACAAAAACACCCGAATTGCAAAACTTATCGTCGATCATTTCCATAGTTCAAATTGCCATGCAGGTGTTTCTCTTTTATTCGCCATTCTAAGACAAGAATATTACATTATCGGTTGTAGGAATCTGCTACGTAAAATAGTCCATAAATGTGTTCCGTGCTTCCGCCAACAAAAGGCAACTTCGACCCAGCAAATGGGCAATCTGCCGGCAGATCGTGTCCTCTTTTCGCGACCGTTCAGCAAGGTTGGTGTAGACTACGCAGGTCCTATAACATTACGACTAGCTCGAGGACGAAACCCAAAATTTACAAAGGCTTATATCGCtctattcatttgtttttcaacaaaGGCTATCCATATAGAGTTGGTTAGTGACCTCTCTTCAAACGCCTTTCTCGCAGCCCTTGATCGTTTTGCGTCGCGTCGTGGTAAACCGTCGGAAATCTGGAGCGATAATGGAACAAACTTCCATGGAGCTAATCGGTGTCTCGACGAAATGTTCCAACTACTCCAAAGTCAGCAGCACAACGACATGGTTACTGATCATCTATCCAAAGACAAAATTTCGTGGAATTTTATTCCCCCTTCCTCTCCTCACTTTGGTGGATTGTGGGAGGCGGGGGTCAAATCCGTCAAATTCCACTTGAATCGAGTAGTTAAGGATCATCGGCTGACTTATGAGGAGATGTATACTCTCCTGACACAAATCGAAGCACTGCTGAACTCTCGACCTATGTGGCCGACATCGGATATGGATCCGATAGCTCTCAGTCCAGCTCATTTTCTGATTG TCACTCAAACAAGGTTTTTGGAAGCGGTGGCACTCCGAATATTTGACATCGTTGCAACAACGTCCAAAATGGCAAGGTGTCAAACCCGATCTCAAACCTGGTGA